The DNA sequence TCAGGATATTTATCTGGGATTGTCATGCCCAGCAGCATCTGTATGTTGTATGAGATATAGAAACTGTTACATGTACCAAACAGTAGTGACCTTCTGTCAATTCTGGTCGGCTTTATTTGATAAATGTCCCAGAGACTCAAAGAAGGGTGCTCTTATCTCTTACTCATATTTTTCACTGACCTAAAAGAGTATGCTAACAGCTAACATGTTCTGTATGTAACCATTTACTCTTCTTTTACTTTTGGTGCATAATAAATACAATCATTTAAATTCTAATATTCAGCAACGGTGATGTTCCTGGTTTGGTGACTATGTTTTATTATGTCAATGTGTCGGGGGTTCACCATTATAGTCACTCTTCATTTATATTTTGGGCCACATTATGATCTTagctttttaatttctattaattcGATATTGTTTATGATTAACAAAAGTTGTAAAGATGATATCACATGATTAAGTCTATATTTTAATTcctaaaacaataattatttatttaataatatatatcacAAAAGTTAACTTAGAAGTAAAAAGTAAATAGATCCTTGAATTCGAGTCTTAAGTGTATAATTGTGTTAGGTATATGTAGTCTCTAAAAGGCATATTTTACCAAAAGCATCTagtataaaaaatgaattaatgaaGTTTTAGTTAACAATGAGATTAAGGTGAATAGATCCATAAGTTGGAGTCGTGGTATATAATTGTGTTAAATATTTGTAGCTTCTAAGATGtgtattttcttataaaaaaatccaGTTTAAAAACCAAACTACGGTTTAGTTAAAGATTATATTTGGCTGATTTCAAGTTTCAAGCAACTCTAGTAGTTATGTAAACATCTGATCAGTCCGAGTGCATTCCACCACAATCTTCAAAATGAGTACATGTTacaaaaatgtaaattataatagttaatTGAATGTGAATAACACATATATAATAAACCACAATATGGTCTTCCAAAATTCTCATTTTCCAAGTAGTCTTTAAATGAAACTATACAACTAATCTTTCAAATATTGAATGTCTGTCAAGGTTCATATATTTTACTTAATGTTTAAggagaaatttaaaaagatattcaattttttaaggaTTATTTAACAAGTTTTTTAATACTTAAGGGATTATTCCTAAATAAGATAACAACACTTCAAGAACTAAATTAATGGttctcattctctctctctctcacacagaCGCACAGGACACAGTTCACACTAGTCACTAAATTGGGTGATAGATGGATAATGTAATTTATTCCGAAATTGTCCTGAACTTTCTGAAAGTATGAAGTTCATTGTTCAAGCTCATCATTTCAAGATTCTTTTTTATGAACAGCAGTTTCTTACTGTCTCTTTTTTTCAACACTTCAAGTGTATTGAATCtgcattatattttatatttttatatattgtttgtttCCCTGACATTCTTTTTGCCATGTGGTCGTCAATTTGGTactgaaattattatatttaggaAATTCGAATTTGAAAGTTGAACTATTAAGAAGGCACGGGCTCAGAAATGAAGAGAGATATCCGATAATTGAATTAATCTCACTATATAATGTCTTTCGACCCACAAGCCTCTTTCCTTGAACCAGAGAATCCAAATAACGGAAAGGAAGAAATGTAGAGCACACACTTCAACAGTTCACCTTTCCCAGAATCAAATAGTAATTAACTAACTAGGAACTGACAACAGAAATTGCTCTTCGTTGCAATCTCAAATTTTCGACTTTCAGTACTTCCAGTATGTAGAGCAAAATACACAAATGATCACTCTGATATGATACCAAGAGAAAGATAAGGTTCTCGAATAAGATGATCACGTGGAAATTGATCCtttctaacttttttaaactgGCCCTTCTATTGtttgtatatttaataatttgaacatattaaaaatataaaatcaatgcAATTGGACCCTCAGTTTTTATACCTGAAAAGGATATGTGCCCAAATATGCCAGAGCTCAGAAATCACAAAACCTCACGAGACACTTCATGCAATTAACAGAAATAGTGAATCTTTTGCATATACTTCACAGCACATCAAAGTACAAGGAAGCTAGTGTTGCGCCAATTCCCTTACTCTATCTGTACATGTAAATTATTAATAAGCGTAGAAGAAGATTTTACAGAAGACAAGAAAAACAAGAACACTTTATTAAACAACTGGTGCCTGCAATAACAAAAATCTAAActactaaaaaagaaaaaaaataaattactaggTGTGTAAACTACCCTAAAAAGGATTGGTGGATAAACACGTAAAagctttgatttattttgagtCATCCTCCACCGGCTGATCGTAACTCCTCGAGAGCAACCTTGATCTCATTCTGCACCAATTCCAAACGCTTAGAATACACTTCCAGCTCCAAAATCTGTTGCCTCCTCCACTTCTCATCCGTCACCATTTCCCCAATGCCCAAATTCAATGAACTCAACGCCATTGGCATTTGCAAGGGATTCAAAGGAAACCCTCCTCCAACTCCAAAACCTCTTCCCCCAAAACCAAAACCACTTCCCAATCCCATGCCACCATTCACCAACTCCTTCAACACCGGCGACACGCAACTCCTCACCGTCTCTTCAATCAAGCCCTGTAAGCTATGCTTGTggttataattttcattatctttgTTGCTATTATTGTTACTATTGCCAATACCATTAGTATCCTTGTTCAACGCTGAACCGTCGTGGAACTCACGCTTCTCCGATCGAGGCCGCGACCGCTTCCGCGAGAGCGACGTCTTCGCCGAATGGCCGAAATTAGGGTTGGGATTgggattagggttagggttgaTTTCGTCGTCGTCTTCGACGGGACCGGTGATTGGAGCGGCGTTGCTCCAGATCCTCCGCGAGATTTCGAAGGTGGCCCTGTCGTGAGGGCTCTTGAAGGAGAATTCCTTGCCATCGTTGATTTTGGTGATGACGTTGCGGTACTTCTTCTTCAGCCTT is a window from the Vigna unguiculata cultivar IT97K-499-35 chromosome 7, ASM411807v1, whole genome shotgun sequence genome containing:
- the LOC114192319 gene encoding probable transcription factor At3g04930, whose protein sequence is MPMASDLNDAVFPEEDLDDDDETQEDEEEEDEDDDVLDDEETEPSHSVLAAITLAAPGSAVSQTLGTASTAIVVADSSPKRPRTEQVEEKKALDDSRRLFQRLWTDEDEIGLLQGFLDYTAQRGSSHHNDTALFYDQIKSKLQLGFNKNQLVEKLRRLKKKYRNVITKINDGKEFSFKSPHDRATFEISRRIWSNAAPITGPVEDDDEINPNPNPNPNPNFGHSAKTSLSRKRSRPRSEKREFHDGSALNKDTNGIGNSNNNSNKDNENYNHKHSLQGLIEETVRSCVSPVLKELVNGGMGLGSGFGFGGRGFGVGGGFPLNPLQMPMALSSLNLGIGEMVTDEKWRRQQILELEVYSKRLELVQNEIKVALEELRSAGGG